The Betaproteobacteria bacterium genome segment TGTCGTCCACATCGAGGCAGAAATGATGGATGCCGCCGTTCGGATTACGCTGGAGGAAACGCGCGACCGGGGAGTCGGGCCGCGTCGGCTCCATCAGCTCGAGCCTGGCGTTGGGAAGCTCGATCCAGACCAGGCGTACGCCCTGGGCTGCGTTCACTTTCGGCTCGCCCGCCTGCAGTCCGTACACCGCCTGCAGGCGCGCAATCGCCGCAGCCAGATCGGGAACGACGATGGAAACATGATTGAACCCGGTGATCATGCGCGAGCCTCACACGACCCGATCGCGCCTGAGCGACTCGATCTCACCGGCAGTGTACCCCAGGCCGGCAAGCACCTCGTCGGTGTGCTGCGAGAGCATGGGTGGGGGCCGTCGAATCGAGGCCGGCGTGTCGCTGAAGCGAAACGGGATGCCGAGGGTGCGAACCTCGCCCGCAGCGGGATGGTCCAGCGTGCGGATCATTTCGCGCGCCGCGGCGTGCGGATCGGCGAGCGCCTGCGACGCCGTGTTGATCCGCCCGCACGGAATGCCGGCTTGCTGCAGCTTGGCGATCCAGGTCGCGGCATCCGCGTCTTCGAGCACGGCCGCGATCATGCCATCGAGCGCCTGCCGGTTCGCCACCCGATCCTGGTTGCGCCGGAAGCGCTCATCGTCGCCCCACTCGGCATGCCCGATCAGCTTGGCGAACTTGCGAAACTGCGCGTCGTTACCGACCGCGACCGCGATCATGCCGCCGGCCACCGGGTAGGCGGTGTACGGCACGATGTTCGGATGACCGTTGCCGTAGCGCCCCGCCTCGCGGCCCGAGGCGAGGTGATTGGAGGCGACGTTGGCCAGCAGAAAAAGCCCGGTGTCGAACAGCGACACTTCGACCTGCTGCCCGCGCCCGGTGCGCGCCCGCGCCGCGACGGCGCCGAGGATGGCATTGCAGGCGAGCATTCCCGTGCACAGATCGACGATCGCAACGCCGTACTTCATCGGCGC includes the following:
- the mce gene encoding methylmalonyl-CoA epimerase, whose product is MITGFNHVSIVVPDLAAAIARLQAVYGLQAGEPKVNAAQGVRLVWIELPNARLELMEPTRPDSPVARFLQRNPNGGIHHFCLDVDDMTATLADLGIHDVQALGGDKDQRSVHGDRIAFVHPKDFLGALVELEEHGRPAD
- a CDS encoding CoA transferase; the protein is MLDLTRVLAGPVCAMMLGDMGADVLKVEPVGSGDDTRTWGPPFLGGESAYFLGANRNKRGMTLNMAVPAGQAVLARLIAQSDVLVENFRTGTLARWGFDDAWFQAHAAKVVRCSITGYGTTGPKAAMPGYDFILQAESGLMSICGEPEGAPMKYGVAIVDLCTGMLACNAILGAVAARARTGRGQQVEVSLFDTGLFLLANVASNHLASGREAGRYGNGHPNIVPYTAYPVAGGMIAVAVGNDAQFRKFAKLIGHAEWGDDERFRRNQDRVANRQALDGMIAAVLEDADAATWIAKLQQAGIPCGRINTASQALADPHAAAREMIRTLDHPAAGEVRTLGIPFRFSDTPASIRRPPPMLSQHTDEVLAGLGYTAGEIESLRRDRVV